From a region of the Castanea sativa cultivar Marrone di Chiusa Pesio chromosome 10, ASM4071231v1 genome:
- the LOC142614144 gene encoding uncharacterized protein LOC142614144 yields the protein MASDETMTIHSSMQEDDYEDDIFYGFDHDQHPNPLNLSRLSVCTSSSMFGNDEDDDDDDDVGDNGLRTFMSRLSIESFDADEEFSDDKEGKELTGLLSDSDNELGCFSLPATPLRRRNRGGLLSHQQVMGVKEYASENEAQKGVLGKQNKSRNNARRRRRIVRDRWMLENKGSTSSCDNFDCNNKSKNSNYFSGESDQGGVNGGAGLMVITRPKGGRRSLCMDLDEVKACRDLGFELEHERMLEVPSHRSVSGSTLDTSSGGNSPISNWRISSPGDDPRDVKARLKVWAQVVAIASASPRQGN from the exons ATGGCTTCAGATGAGACTATGACCATCCACTCTTCTATGCAAGAAGATGACTATGAAGATGATATCTTTTATGGGTTTGATCATGATCAACACCCAAATCCGCTCAACTTGTCAAGGCTTTCAGTGTGTACAAGCAGCTCCATGTTTGGgaatgatgaagatgatgatgatgatgatgatgttggaGACAATGGTTTGAGGACGTTCATGTCACGGTTGTCCATTGAAAGCTTTGATGCAGACGAGGAATTCTCTGATgacaaagaaggaaaagaacTGACAGGTTTGTTGTCTGACTCTGATAACGAACTGGGTTGTTTTTCACTGCCTGCAACACCACTAAGACGTAGAAACCGAGGTGGCTTACTGAGTCATCAGCAAGTGATGGGAGTGAAAGAGTATGCAAGTGAGAATGAAGCTCAAAAGGGTGTTCTTGGAAAGCAAAATAAGTCGAGGAACAATGCAAGGAGGAGAAGGAGAATCGTAAGGGATAGATGGATGCTGGAAAATAAAGGCAGTACTAGCAGTTGTGACAATTTTGATTGCAACAACAAGAGCAAGAACAGCAACTACTTCAGTGGGGAAAGTGACCAAGGTGGTGTCAATGGTGGTGCAGGGTTGATGGTGATAACTAGGCCTAAAGGTGGAAGAAGGTCATTGTGTATGGACTTGGATGAAGTGAAGGCTTGTAGGGATCTCGGGTTTGAGTTGGAACATGAGCGCATGTTGGAGGTGCCTTCACATCGCTCTGTTTCTGGTTCCACACTTGACACTAGCAGTGGTGGCAATTCCCCAATCTCCAATTGGCGCATCTCTAGCCCAG GTGATGATCCACGAGATGTGAAAGCTCGGCTTAAGGTTTGGGCACAGGTAGTGGCAATAGCATCTGCATCTCCTAGACAGGGCAACTGA
- the LOC142613223 gene encoding pectin acetylesterase 12 translates to MRVILTVLGYVCCVVGVVLSGSELGSFEDFTVIEKHKEGLLSLVENDRAASPVSSQPLMVPLTLIQGAASKGAVCLDGTLPGYHLHRGYESGADSWLIQLEGGGWCNTIRNCVYRKTTRRGSSKYMEKELPFTGILSNKPEESPDFFNWNRVKIRYCDGASFSGDGGNEAAQLIFRGQRIWLAAMEELMSKGMQKASQALLSGCSAGGLAAIIHCDEFRDLFPKTTKVKCLSDAGLFLDAIDVSGGRTLRNLFEGVVTLQGVQKNLPKSCINNKDPTSCFFPQNLIANVKTPLFLLNAAYDAWQLQASLAPRSADPHGSWDDCKSNHARCNSSQIQFLQDFRNQMLSAVSDFSRSSQNGLFLNSCFAHCQSERQDTWFAADSPLVKNKGIAESVGDWYFDRIQVKAIDCAYPCDNTCHNLVFK, encoded by the exons atgagggTGATATTGACGGTTCTGGGTTATGTTTGCTGTGTTGTTGGGGTGGTTTTGAGTGGATCTGAGCTGGGTTCTTTTGAGGACTTTACTGTGATAGAAAAGCATAAAGAGGGTCTGCTTTCTTTGGTGGAGAATGATAGAGCAGCTTCACCTGTCTCCTCACAACCTCTCATGGTTCCTCTCACCCTTATTCAAGGAGCTGCTTCTAAAGGAGCTG TCTGCTTGGATGGGACACTGCCTGGTTACCATCTGCATCGTGGTTACGAATCTGGTGCAGACAGCTGGCTCATTCAATTAGAG GGAGGGGGTTGGTGTAATACAATAAGAAACTGTGTTTACCGCAAAACTACTCGACGTGGTTCATCAAAATATATGGAAAAAGAATTACCATTCACAGGAATATTGAGCAATAAACCTGAAGAAAGCCCTG ATTTTTTTAACTGGAACAGAGTCAAGATCCGTTATTGTGATGGTGCATCTTTTAGTGGGGATGGCGGGAATGAG GCTGCACAACTAATATTTCGAGGACAACGGATTTGGTTAGCTGCTATGGAAGAATTGATGTCCAAAGGAATGCAGAAAGCTAGCCAG GCTCTTCTTTCTGGATGCTCTGCTGGGGGACTAGCAGCTATAATACATTGTGATGAGTTTCGGGACCTATTTCCAAAAACTACCAAAGTGAAATGTCTAAGTGATGCTGGACTTTTCCTTGATGC AATTGATGTATCTGGTGGGCGCACTCTAAGGAATTTGTTTGAAGGTGTGGTTACCTTACAG GGAGTACAAAAGAATCTGCCAAAGAGTTGTATCAACAACAAGGATCCAACTTCG TGCTTCTTCCCTCAGAATTTGATTGCAAATGTTAAGACACCATTGTTTCTTCTCAATGCAGCTTATGATGCGTGGCag CTCCAAGCTAGCTTAGCTCCACGATCAGCTGATCCTCATGGCTCTTGGGATGACTGCAAATCAAACCATGCACGGTGTAATTCATCACAGATCCAGTTTCTTCAAG ACTTTAGAAATCAAATGCTCAGTGCCGTTAGTGACTTCTCAAGGTCCAGTCAAAATGGATTATTCTTAAATTCCTGTTTTGCTCATTGCCAATCTGAGAGACAGGACACATGGTTTGCTGCTGATTCTCCCCTTGTTAAAAACAAG GGAATTGCAGAGTCAGTTGGAGACTGGTATTTTGATCGGATACAGGTGAAAGCTATTGACTGTGCCTACCCCTGTGACAACACCTGTCACAATCTAGTTTTCAAGTGA